Sequence from the Streptomyces sp. NBC_00440 genome:
GTCCCAGCGATGAACCATGTCTCGGGCCCGGGTGTGCTGGGCCGCACCGGACTCACGGTCGGCAGGCTCGGCCTCGGCTGCGCGCCCCTGGGCAACCTGTACGAACCGGTTCCGGAGCAGGACGCCGCCGGCACGGTGCGTGCCGCGCTGGCGGGCGGGACGCGCCTGTTCGACACCGCCCCGCGGTACGGCAACGGCGTGTCCGAACAGCGCCTCGGCCAGGCACTGGCCGGGGTGCCCAGGTCCGAGGTCGTCGTCGCGACCAAAGTCGGATACCTGCTCACCGACGACGGCGCCGAGCCGGACTTCTCCTATGACGGCACCATGCGGTGCCTGGAGGAGAGCCTGACCCGGCTCGGCCTGGACCGGGTGGACATCGCGCATGTGCACGACCCCGACCACCATGAGCAGGAGGCCCTCGCGGGGGCCTTCCGCGCCCTGGTCGAACTGCGGGAGCAGGGCGTGGTGTCGGCGGTGGGCGCGGGCATGAACCAGAGCGCCATGCTGGAACGGATCGTCGCGCGGGCCGACGTGGACTGCGTGCTGCTGGCCGGTCGGTACACTCTCCTCGACCAAGAAGCTCTGACGGGCCTGCTCCCTGCGTGCGAGGCCCGCGGTGTCGGGGTCGTGCTGGGCGGGGTGTACAACTCCGGCCTGCTGGCCGATCCGCGGCCCGGTGCGAGGTACGACTACCGGACAGCCGAGCCGCACCAGGTTGCCGCCGCGCTGGCCATCGCGGAGATCTGTGCCCGTCACGGGGTGCCGATGAAGGCGGCGGCCCTGCGGTTCGCGTGGGGGCATCCTGCCGTGTCCGCTCTGGTCGTCGGAGCCAGGACGGCCGATGAAGTGCGGGAGAACCTCGCCATGGCGCAGACCACCGTTCCCGCCGGCCTGTGGGCGGAGCTGCGCGCGGCGGGGCTGCTCCCGCAGGAGGTGCCCACGCCGTGACCGTCATCGACGCACACGTCCACCTGTGGGACCCCGGCCTGCACGACCACGCGTGGCTGCGGTCCGCGGGCGACCTGCATCGCCCCTTCCTTCTCGACGACCTCACCGCGGCCGCCGGATCGGTGACGGCTGTTGTCGTGCAGGCCGGGCGGACGGTGGACGAGGCCCGCTGGCTGCTGGGCCTGGCGGCGCGGTCCGCGCGGCTCGCGGGCGTCGTCGTCCACGCGGATCTCGCCGATCCGGCCGCTGTGGACACGATCGACGCACTCCGTGCGGAGGACGGGAGTTCGGCACTGGTCGGAGTCCGCGACCCGGTCGGGGCGGGCGAGGGCGCCCGCCTCGGACTGCCCCAGGTGCGGCGCTCGCTCGCGGCCCTCGGTGAGCGGGGCCTGACGATGGACCTGCTGCTGGGGCACGGGACCCTGCACGAGGCACAGGCAGCGGCCAGGGACCTGCCGCAGGTGCGGTTCGTCGTCGACCACGCCGCCATCTCGGCCGTCGACGTGCGGCGCGAGGGCCTCGGCGAATGGGCCGCGC
This genomic interval carries:
- a CDS encoding aldo/keto reductase; translation: MNHVSGPGVLGRTGLTVGRLGLGCAPLGNLYEPVPEQDAAGTVRAALAGGTRLFDTAPRYGNGVSEQRLGQALAGVPRSEVVVATKVGYLLTDDGAEPDFSYDGTMRCLEESLTRLGLDRVDIAHVHDPDHHEQEALAGAFRALVELREQGVVSAVGAGMNQSAMLERIVARADVDCVLLAGRYTLLDQEALTGLLPACEARGVGVVLGGVYNSGLLADPRPGARYDYRTAEPHQVAAALAIAEICARHGVPMKAAALRFAWGHPAVSALVVGARTADEVRENLAMAQTTVPAGLWAELRAAGLLPQEVPTP
- a CDS encoding amidohydrolase family protein; this encodes MTVIDAHVHLWDPGLHDHAWLRSAGDLHRPFLLDDLTAAAGSVTAVVVQAGRTVDEARWLLGLAARSARLAGVVVHADLADPAAVDTIDALRAEDGSSALVGVRDPVGAGEGARLGLPQVRRSLAALGERGLTMDLLLGHGTLHEAQAAARDLPQVRFVVDHAAISAVDVRREGLGEWAAQLTPLGRLPNVVCKLSGLGRATAEPGGVRPDAVARVLLDVFGPRRLMFGSDWPVSTQWSPYEDVAGATARVLDGLKPDEAAAVLGGTAVRAYGLEPADTSAGDRMTMIRQREH